From the Thomasclavelia ramosa DSM 1402 genome, the window AACAAAGCATTGATATGTTGAATCAAAGTACTCTTTCCGCTACCGGTCTGTCCAATAATCGCTGTAAAGCTTTGATCAGTAATTTTTAAATTTACTCCTTTTAAAGCATGGTAAGCAAAAGGGGTATTTTCACTATAAATATGTTCTACTTCTTTAAATGTAATTGACATAATTCTGTAATTAATACCTCCTCTTGTAAAGACATGCTAGTCCTAATGTTTAATTTTTCTAAACCCTTAGCTACTTTTAAAGCAAATGGGATATCTAATTCATATTTGACCAAATTGGCTTCATCACTTAGGATATCCTTAGGATTACCACTTGCAACAACTTCACCAGCACTCAACATAATTACCTGATCAGCATTTTTAGCTTCTTCAATATCGTGAGTTATAGAAATAATCGTAATATCTTTTTCTTTATTTAATTCCTTAACTAGACTATTAATTTCACGCCGTCCCATTGGATCTAACATGCTTGTTGCTTCATCCAAAATAATGATTGTTGGAGCCATTGCTAAAATACCAGCAATTGCCACTCGCTGCTTTTGCCCCCCAGACAATTTAGTTGGCTCATGATCAAGAAAATCACTCATACCTACTTTAGCTGCATAAGTATTAATGATTTTATCCATATCACTTTGTGGTACACATGTGTTCTCTAAACCAAAGGCTATATCAT encodes:
- a CDS encoding energy-coupling factor transporter ATPase, coding for MDKIIEIKDLSFEYEAGLKTINHISFDINKGDYVAILGHNGSGKSTIAKLLIGLLEKKSGSIIINGYELNLENLYKVRDNIGIVFQNPDNQFIGATVRDDIAFGLENTCVPQSDMDKIINTYAAKVGMSDFLDHEPTKLSGGQKQRVAIAGILAMAPTIIILDEATSMLDPMGRREINSLVKELNKEKDITIISITHDIEEAKNADQVIMLSAGEVVASGNPKDILSDEANLVKYELDIPFALKVAKGLEKLNIRTSMSLQEEVLITELCQLHLKK